The following proteins are encoded in a genomic region of bacterium:
- a CDS encoding RDD family protein — translation MELAGNGKRFLALLIDAVILFVANKVIHALPIVGVIPGIMIVAAVCYFGFMESSKYAGTLGKIALAIEVRGQDGARVTRGAAFLRAGGKMVSVLVMFLGFLPAFFTGKRQTLHDMIARTIVVPAAPLPAAPASATPPDAPK, via the coding sequence ATGGAACTCGCCGGAAACGGCAAGCGCTTTCTCGCGCTACTCATCGACGCCGTCATCCTGTTTGTCGCCAACAAGGTCATCCACGCGCTTCCGATCGTCGGCGTGATCCCGGGCATCATGATTGTCGCGGCCGTGTGCTATTTCGGGTTCATGGAGTCCTCGAAGTATGCCGGCACGCTCGGAAAGATCGCGCTCGCGATCGAGGTGCGCGGCCAGGACGGCGCGCGCGTCACGCGCGGCGCGGCGTTTTTGCGCGCGGGCGGCAAGATGGTTTCCGTGCTTGTGATGTTTCTCGGCTTCCTGCCCGCGTTTTTCACCGGCAAGCGGCAGACGCTGCACGACATGATCGCAAGGACGATCGTCGTCCCGGCCGCGCCTTTGCCCGCCGCGCCCGCGTCCGCCACGCCCCCCGACGCCCCGAAATAA
- a CDS encoding response regulator, whose amino-acid sequence MAYVEKILVVDDEPFVRDTLAAILETNGFAVRIADSGEEALSILESEFVSLVISDVRMPGISGFELLAHVLSDHIGVEVILITGHSEVDSASVAVEAGAYDFISKPFRAYNVILSVRRALEKRMLVAANRDMREALEKKLKEQALSHRLHGQEKTQLLNNMIMSFVHTLEAKDKYTEGHSHRVADAALLIAQKIGLTPKEQEEIHLAGLFHDIGKIGVPESILNKHGVLTPEEFEIIKTHVTIGVKILSEIPQFRRITPMIRGHHEYYDGTGYPDGLVGDDIPLGGRILAVCDAYDAMSSDRPYRRRLTTDEIREVMIANRGTQFDAALVEIFLRSVGLAVAI is encoded by the coding sequence ATGGCGTATGTAGAAAAAATCCTCGTCGTCGATGACGAACCGTTCGTTCGCGACACGCTCGCGGCGATCCTCGAGACCAACGGCTTCGCCGTGCGCATCGCCGATTCGGGTGAGGAAGCGCTTTCCATCCTCGAGTCCGAGTTCGTTTCGCTTGTCATTTCCGATGTCCGCATGCCCGGCATTTCCGGGTTCGAGCTGCTCGCGCACGTCCTTTCCGACCATATCGGCGTGGAGGTCATCCTCATCACCGGCCACAGCGAGGTGGATTCCGCGTCCGTGGCCGTCGAGGCCGGCGCGTACGATTTCATCTCCAAGCCGTTTCGCGCGTACAACGTCATCCTCTCGGTCCGCCGCGCGCTCGAAAAACGCATGCTCGTCGCCGCGAACCGCGACATGCGCGAGGCGCTCGAAAAGAAGCTGAAGGAGCAGGCGCTCAGCCACCGCCTGCACGGCCAGGAAAAGACGCAGCTTCTCAACAACATGATCATGAGCTTCGTGCACACGCTCGAGGCCAAGGACAAATACACCGAGGGCCACTCGCATCGCGTCGCCGACGCGGCGCTCCTGATCGCGCAGAAGATCGGACTTACGCCCAAGGAGCAGGAGGAGATCCACCTGGCGGGCCTGTTCCACGACATCGGAAAAATCGGCGTGCCCGAGTCGATCCTGAACAAACACGGCGTGCTGACGCCCGAGGAATTCGAGATCATCAAGACGCACGTGACGATCGGCGTGAAGATCCTCTCGGAGATCCCGCAGTTCCGCCGCATCACGCCGATGATCCGCGGGCACCACGAATATTACGACGGCACCGGCTATCCCGACGGTCTGGTCGGCGACGACATCCCGCTGGGCGGCCGCATCCTCGCGGTGTGCGACGCGTACGACGCGATGAGCTCGGATCGCCCCTACCGCCGCCGCCTCACCACCGACGAAATCCGCGAGGTGATGATCGCCAATCGCGGCACGCAGTTCGACGCCGCGCTCGTGGAAATCTTCCTGCGCAGCGTCGGGCTCGCGGTGGCAATCTGA